In one Gracilinanus agilis isolate LMUSP501 chromosome 6, AgileGrace, whole genome shotgun sequence genomic region, the following are encoded:
- the LOC123251728 gene encoding DNA-directed RNA polymerase II subunit RPB4-like, translated as MEPSFLKEPELFEKGTLPSRRVVAAGGSDPGAGDVDEEAWQLVFPKEFGTAETLLNSEVHMLLEHRKQQNESAGDERGLSEVSMKTLNYTARFSRFRNRETIASVRSLLLRKKLHKFELACLANLCPETAEEAKALIPTLEGRFEDEELQQVLDDIQTKRSFQY; from the coding sequence ATGGAGCCAAGCTTCTTAAAAGAGCCGGAGCTGTTCGAGAAAGGAACCCTGCCGAGCAGGAGGGTGGTGGCGGCTGGAGGCAGCGACCCTGGCGCTGGCGATGTGGACGAGGAGGCCTGGCAGCTCGTCTTTCCCAAAGAGTTTGGAACAGCAGAAACTCTTCTAAATTCAGAGGTCCACATGCTTCTAGAGCATCGAAAGCAACAGAATGAGAGTGCGGGGGATGAGCGAGGACTTTCAGAGGTTTCCATGAAAACTTTAAATTACACTGCACGTTTCAGTCGTTTTAGAAACAGGGAAACCATCGCTAGTGTTCGGAGTTTGTTACTCCGGAAAAAGCTCCATAAATTTGAGTTGGCTTGTTTAGCGAACCTTTGTCCTGAGACAGCAGAGGAGGCCAAGGCTCTGATTCCAACCTTAGAGGGTCGATTTGAAGATGAAGAATTGCAACAGGTCCTTGACGATATTCAGACCAAGAGGAGCTTCCAGTATTAA